The following coding sequences lie in one Candidatus Nitrospira allomarina genomic window:
- the pdeM gene encoding ligase-associated DNA damage response endonuclease PdeM — translation MNARQAGHHQEMVIDCAGETLILHSKRAIYRPFTRTLLVADIHLGKEAAFGRAGLAMPYGIHPSNLLRLSQLIAWCRPDQLIVLGDLMHTAPGQDETWPDEFLQWLKSHSSLDIAVVAGNHDRVKGREMFGSQVRWLHEPHVSAPFAYAHQPMSCQGLFTLAGHLHPTYLLASRGDRLRSPVFWFRPDSAVLPAFGTFTGGYNISRIPGDRIFFIGTEEIIEIPPR, via the coding sequence ATGAATGCCAGGCAAGCCGGTCATCATCAAGAAATGGTCATTGACTGCGCGGGAGAAACCCTCATTCTCCATAGTAAACGAGCCATCTATCGTCCCTTCACCAGGACATTGCTGGTGGCTGATATCCATCTGGGGAAAGAAGCGGCCTTCGGACGGGCCGGCCTGGCCATGCCGTATGGGATTCATCCCTCGAATCTTCTGCGTCTTTCACAACTCATTGCCTGGTGTCGCCCGGATCAGCTGATCGTGCTCGGCGATTTAATGCACACCGCCCCTGGGCAGGACGAAACGTGGCCGGATGAATTCTTACAGTGGCTGAAATCTCATTCGTCCTTGGACATCGCCGTGGTGGCCGGCAATCATGATCGGGTAAAGGGCCGGGAGATGTTCGGGTCGCAGGTCAGGTGGCTCCATGAACCCCATGTCTCGGCGCCCTTTGCCTATGCCCATCAACCCATGTCTTGTCAGGGACTGTTTACACTCGCCGGGCATCTTCATCCCACCTATTTACTTGCCAGCCGTGGAGACCGTCTCCGGAGCCCGGTCTTCTGGTTTCGGCCCGACTCTGCGGTCCTCCCTGCCTTCGGGACGTTTACCGGGGGATACAATATCTCACGCATTCCCGGCGACCGAATTTTTTTTATCGGCACCGAGGAGATCATTGAAATTCCACCACGCTGA
- a CDS encoding type II toxin-antitoxin system ParD family antitoxin: MATMNVSVPDPMKDWVQGQIATGKYANASDYVRHLIRRDQEKVEVLRRTLLEGDRSGVSRRKVEDIMNDVKKRCADHE, translated from the coding sequence ATGGCAACGATGAATGTGTCGGTTCCCGATCCCATGAAGGACTGGGTGCAGGGTCAAATTGCAACGGGAAAATACGCGAACGCCAGCGATTATGTTCGTCATCTAATCCGGCGGGATCAGGAAAAGGTCGAAGTGTTACGACGGACACTTCTTGAAGGAGACCGCAGCGGTGTGAGCCGCCGGAAAGTTGAGGATATTATGAACGATGTGAAAAAACGATGTGCAGACCATGAGTGA
- a CDS encoding type II toxin-antitoxin system RelE/ParE family toxin translates to MSEYQLSKKADQDLQRTYEFSIQQFGQNMADEYFLSFRDCLLQLADSPTLGRDCSEILPEYFRFECGPHSIFYKMGKKRIVIARVIHQSMNPDIHM, encoded by the coding sequence ATGAGTGAGTATCAACTCTCTAAAAAGGCAGACCAGGATCTCCAGCGAACCTATGAATTTTCCATCCAGCAATTCGGACAAAACATGGCGGATGAATATTTCCTCTCCTTCAGGGATTGCCTGCTGCAGTTGGCCGACAGTCCAACATTGGGAAGAGATTGCAGTGAAATCCTGCCCGAGTATTTTCGCTTCGAATGTGGCCCCCACTCAATTTTTTACAAAATGGGAAAGAAACGGATTGTGATCGCCAGAGTCATCCACCAAAGTATGAATCCGGACATCCACATGTAA
- a CDS encoding class I SAM-dependent methyltransferase has protein sequence MKYCLQLHDHQWQLIDQDAPDLTPVVIDFVSGRTAYRRKYGHAGGEAISKAVGIKKGKRPTIVDATAGLGRDAFVLATMGCRVHMIERSEMIAALLEDGLRRAAADEKIGALIQDKLTLTCGDSRQALLQVPFAPEVIYVDPMFPIKDKTALVKKAMRIVQDIVGQDTDADELLKVALTIATNRVVVKRPAYADHLAGIKPQASIKTKKHRFDIYLIPKQQ, from the coding sequence ATGAAGTATTGCCTGCAATTACACGATCACCAATGGCAATTGATCGACCAGGATGCGCCGGACCTGACGCCGGTGGTCATTGACTTTGTGTCCGGCAGAACCGCGTACCGGAGAAAATATGGCCACGCCGGTGGGGAGGCTATCAGCAAAGCCGTCGGCATCAAAAAAGGCAAACGCCCGACAATTGTGGATGCCACCGCCGGGTTGGGCCGTGATGCCTTTGTCCTGGCCACCATGGGCTGCCGCGTGCATATGATCGAGCGATCGGAAATGATCGCCGCACTCCTGGAAGACGGCTTACGTCGCGCCGCAGCAGATGAGAAAATTGGCGCGCTCATCCAAGACAAGCTGACGCTCACCTGCGGCGATAGCCGTCAGGCGCTACTCCAGGTCCCGTTTGCACCCGAAGTCATCTATGTCGATCCCATGTTTCCCATAAAAGACAAAACAGCCTTAGTCAAAAAAGCCATGCGAATAGTCCAGGATATCGTCGGCCAGGATACCGATGCCGATGAATTACTCAAGGTAGCTCTCACGATTGCCACCAACCGGGTCGTCGTCAAGCGCCCCGCCTATGCCGATCATCTCGCCGGCATCAAACCCCAGGCCTCAATCAAAACAAAAAAACACCGCTTCGACATCTATCTCATTCCCAAGCAGCAGTAG
- a CDS encoding type II toxin-antitoxin system VapB family antitoxin gives MRTTLNIDDALLEQAAKLTGVEEKTSLVRLGLEALISKEAARRLAQLGGSEKQLRLPPRRRTIPKS, from the coding sequence ATGCGAACGACGCTAAATATTGATGATGCCCTTCTGGAACAAGCCGCAAAATTGACCGGTGTGGAAGAAAAAACCTCCTTAGTCCGGCTCGGGCTTGAGGCTCTCATTTCCAAAGAAGCTGCACGACGCCTGGCTCAACTTGGGGGATCAGAAAAGCAACTACGGTTGCCTCCGCGACGGCGAACGATCCCCAAATCATGA
- a CDS encoding type II toxin-antitoxin system HicB family antitoxin has product MEYPVVIEQDPEVGGYVVYCPTLKGCVSQGETEEEALGNIKDAIKTYLESIEDLKRRKKMRTVEVTV; this is encoded by the coding sequence ATGGAATATCCAGTCGTTATTGAACAAGACCCTGAAGTCGGGGGATACGTCGTCTATTGTCCCACGTTAAAAGGGTGTGTTTCACAAGGGGAGACTGAGGAAGAAGCCCTGGGAAATATCAAGGATGCCATTAAGACCTACCTTGAAAGTATCGAAGATTTAAAACGACGAAAGAAAATGCGGACAGTCGAAGTCACGGTATAG
- a CDS encoding BamA/TamA family outer membrane protein: protein MMNCRRIRCVSFYISWVLPMLLLFAPPVVAENSVPASASAEKEVAYDPYRGMDQNGRIPRIDKAALVTKPERWRYIPEGRLKPGGFFERFLVSSFLLPFFFANSAVGAGLGVAITDIDFRAQRRREFLGAFLSHTTEGQQSYVLRWRRWLKHLEVPTGGVLQEERSFVSAGGGYRKTLTSRFFGIGPSTRESQETSYTDQVAFLELGLSKSLEGSFEDVVLELNVRGEHHWLSRGRVGGAGQTDSEFPGLFGEADPYGLGWVGGAIRWDTRDSQRNPYRGTVLGGRVDAALLQSDWNRGAIYQLFGDQLIPVPGLFHDGGGEDEEHPPTDTIALHLESQLSSGDLPFFARPTLGGSRVLRGYIAGRWRDNAAWAAATEYRVWVLPRGFPIWRYLRIERLGLALFYEVGGVAKNGFEFFQERVRQSYGVSARFTLERAAIFRADFGFSEDGMNFTAAFGLPF, encoded by the coding sequence ATGATGAATTGTCGTCGAATCCGCTGCGTCTCGTTCTACATATCCTGGGTCCTGCCGATGCTCCTCCTGTTCGCGCCTCCGGTGGTAGCCGAAAACAGCGTCCCCGCTTCTGCCTCGGCCGAGAAGGAGGTGGCCTACGACCCCTATCGAGGAATGGATCAGAATGGCCGGATTCCCAGGATCGACAAAGCCGCTCTTGTCACCAAGCCCGAACGCTGGCGCTATATCCCCGAGGGCCGACTCAAGCCCGGCGGGTTCTTCGAGCGCTTCCTGGTCTCGAGCTTCTTGCTTCCGTTCTTCTTCGCCAACTCCGCTGTCGGCGCCGGATTGGGCGTGGCAATCACCGACATCGATTTTCGTGCTCAACGTCGTCGTGAATTCCTGGGGGCCTTTCTCTCCCACACAACCGAGGGCCAACAGAGTTATGTGTTGCGGTGGCGACGGTGGCTCAAGCATCTCGAAGTTCCCACGGGTGGCGTGCTCCAGGAAGAACGCAGTTTCGTAAGCGCCGGCGGGGGTTATCGCAAGACGCTGACCAGCCGCTTCTTCGGGATCGGGCCATCGACCAGGGAAAGTCAGGAGACAAGCTATACCGACCAGGTCGCCTTTCTCGAACTGGGTCTCTCGAAGTCGCTTGAGGGATCGTTTGAAGACGTCGTCCTCGAGCTGAATGTGCGAGGGGAACACCACTGGCTCAGCCGGGGCCGCGTTGGGGGAGCCGGGCAAACCGACAGCGAGTTTCCCGGGCTCTTCGGGGAGGCGGATCCCTATGGTCTCGGGTGGGTGGGCGGCGCCATTCGCTGGGACACGCGTGACAGCCAGCGCAATCCCTACCGCGGGACGGTCCTGGGCGGGAGAGTCGATGCCGCGCTACTCCAGAGCGATTGGAACCGGGGTGCGATCTATCAACTCTTCGGCGACCAGCTGATCCCCGTTCCGGGGCTCTTTCACGATGGAGGAGGCGAGGACGAAGAGCACCCGCCGACCGACACCATCGCGCTCCACCTCGAAAGCCAACTAAGCTCCGGCGACCTGCCGTTTTTTGCGCGGCCGACCCTCGGCGGCAGCCGAGTGCTACGCGGGTACATCGCCGGTCGCTGGCGGGATAATGCGGCCTGGGCTGCGGCCACAGAATATCGCGTCTGGGTCCTCCCCCGTGGTTTCCCAATCTGGCGATATCTTCGGATCGAGCGCCTCGGGCTGGCGCTCTTCTACGAAGTCGGCGGTGTCGCAAAGAACGGATTTGAATTCTTCCAGGAACGCGTGCGCCAGAGCTACGGGGTCAGCGCCCGGTTCACGTTGGAGCGTGCGGCCATCTTCCGCGCCGATTTCGGATTCTCGGAAGACGGGATGAATTTCACAGCAGCCTTCGGCCTCCCCTTTTAA
- the dcm gene encoding DNA (cytosine-5-)-methyltransferase, with the protein MKSYKEIKLFLAQSLLESFPQSEGDEIDAMVTHWLQSQSQEIPFLTPSMKEHCIALLQPPRPLISRPKRVRESSEPYQVQLPIDWEDIPFPPVKYPKFTFIDLFAGIGGFRVAMQEQEGKCVFSSEWDSYAKTTYEANFGEVPYGDIRKISEESIPDHDILCAGFPCQPFSLAGISARNSLNTAHGFACETQGTLFFDIARIIKAKRPKIAFLENVKNIVGHDYGKTFSVIKNTIESLGYSFSYKLIDASPLVPQKRVRCYMVCIRDDDRGFHFPVIDGPPLALKTILEDSVDSSFTISAKLWAGHQRRTTRNLARGTGFSAFRADLNKPSNTIVARYGKDGKECLIPQGRKNPRMLTPRECARLQGFPETFVIPTAKTSAYRQFGNSVAIPVIRRIAERLVKHLHNRA; encoded by the coding sequence ATGAAGAGCTACAAAGAGATTAAATTATTTCTCGCCCAGTCATTACTGGAATCCTTCCCGCAGTCAGAAGGGGATGAAATCGATGCCATGGTCACACATTGGCTGCAATCACAGAGTCAAGAGATTCCGTTTCTTACTCCATCCATGAAAGAGCACTGCATTGCATTGCTCCAGCCTCCTCGCCCTCTAATATCACGTCCAAAAAGAGTAAGAGAGTCAAGCGAACCATATCAGGTCCAACTTCCCATCGATTGGGAAGACATTCCCTTCCCACCTGTAAAATATCCCAAATTCACATTCATTGATCTCTTTGCTGGCATTGGTGGTTTCAGAGTTGCAATGCAAGAACAAGAAGGCAAGTGTGTATTCTCAAGTGAATGGGACTCATATGCTAAGACAACATATGAAGCCAATTTCGGAGAAGTCCCATACGGAGATATTCGCAAAATTAGTGAAGAGAGCATTCCTGACCACGACATACTCTGCGCTGGGTTTCCCTGCCAACCTTTCAGCTTAGCAGGGATTTCCGCTCGCAATTCCCTCAATACTGCACACGGATTCGCATGTGAAACACAAGGCACCTTGTTTTTTGATATTGCTCGAATCATTAAAGCAAAGAGGCCCAAAATTGCTTTCCTTGAGAATGTGAAGAATATCGTTGGCCATGATTACGGAAAGACCTTTTCTGTTATCAAAAATACCATAGAGTCCCTTGGATACAGTTTCTCGTATAAACTGATTGACGCAAGTCCATTAGTGCCGCAAAAACGAGTGCGCTGCTATATGGTGTGCATACGTGATGACGACAGAGGGTTTCATTTCCCAGTGATTGACGGACCCCCTCTGGCTCTGAAAACCATACTCGAAGATAGTGTTGATTCCTCATTCACCATCTCTGCGAAACTTTGGGCTGGACACCAGAGACGCACGACTCGCAATCTTGCACGAGGTACAGGTTTTTCGGCTTTTCGCGCTGACCTTAATAAGCCATCAAATACGATAGTGGCAAGATACGGAAAAGATGGAAAAGAATGCCTGATCCCTCAAGGCCGAAAAAACCCAAGAATGCTGACGCCAAGAGAATGCGCTAGATTACAGGGCTTTCCTGAAACCTTTGTTATCCCAACGGCCAAAACTTCTGCTTATCGTCAGTTTGGGAACTCGGTAGCAATCCCAGTAATCAGGCGGATTGCAGAGAGGCTCGTCAAGCATCTACATAATCGAGCATAG
- a CDS encoding HNH endonuclease, translated as MRFGAVQKINLGTSDGAYSLVTEREHVDSQITLTDYEAEIVLSHFGKDNIHVGNVQSNKFLSSKLFRLFPSGKPIKLNVVYPKPEKTELRLYISSRAGFKPKGGDIWFMFLKDDSIWIGAMAEPLWRNKASEVKADESDDIYQREVNDTDRVRIAKLKGRDIYARDRNIAVSRMKLSGYTCEFDPSHKLFSSRFTKNPYLEAHHLIPIGLQGSFSQSLDTIHNIFCLCPYCHRAVHNAENSVARSILACLAEKRPVHKKFGLTVPQLFGLYAVEEID; from the coding sequence ATGAGGTTTGGAGCTGTGCAGAAAATTAATTTAGGCACAAGTGATGGCGCGTATTCTCTTGTTACTGAGCGAGAACACGTAGATTCCCAGATTACATTGACCGATTATGAAGCGGAAATAGTGTTATCTCATTTCGGGAAAGACAACATTCATGTGGGCAACGTGCAATCAAATAAGTTTCTTTCCTCCAAACTATTCCGCCTATTTCCAAGCGGAAAACCAATCAAGCTGAACGTCGTATACCCCAAACCGGAAAAGACTGAATTGAGGTTGTACATTTCGTCAAGAGCGGGCTTCAAACCGAAAGGCGGAGATATCTGGTTCATGTTTCTTAAAGACGATTCCATCTGGATTGGGGCAATGGCAGAGCCTTTATGGAGAAACAAAGCTTCAGAGGTCAAAGCCGACGAGTCTGATGACATATACCAGAGAGAGGTCAATGATACAGATAGGGTGCGTATTGCAAAACTGAAGGGACGCGATATATATGCTCGGGATAGGAATATCGCTGTGTCACGAATGAAACTTTCAGGGTATACATGCGAGTTTGATCCTTCACACAAATTATTTTCATCCCGATTCACTAAGAATCCATACTTGGAAGCTCATCATTTAATTCCAATAGGCTTGCAGGGATCATTCAGTCAGTCCCTGGATACAATTCACAATATCTTTTGCCTATGCCCATATTGTCATCGTGCAGTGCATAACGCAGAAAATTCAGTGGCGCGTAGTATTCTTGCCTGTCTTGCCGAAAAGCGACCAGTTCATAAAAAGTTCGGCCTAACTGTCCCCCAACTCTTTGGCCTTTATGCAGTGGAGGAGATTGACTAG
- a CDS encoding very short patch repair endonuclease → MNTGPERKVRSILHRMGYRFRLHRKDLPGKPDIILPKYETVVFVHGCFWHRHKGCKDATLPKTRQNFWGNKLEGNVTRDRAKERALRKLKWRVIIVWECETKNLEKISVRLRNLLAPRRLLQF, encoded by the coding sequence ATCAACACGGGCCCGGAGCGGAAGGTTCGTTCGATCTTGCACCGCATGGGTTACCGTTTCCGGCTCCATCGGAAAGACCTGCCAGGAAAACCAGATATAATCCTACCGAAATACGAGACTGTGGTTTTCGTACACGGCTGTTTCTGGCACCGGCATAAGGGATGTAAGGACGCCACGCTACCAAAAACACGACAAAACTTCTGGGGTAATAAACTAGAAGGGAATGTTACCAGGGACCGGGCTAAGGAACGTGCTCTTCGAAAACTGAAGTGGCGCGTTATCATTGTATGGGAATGCGAAACGAAGAACCTGGAAAAGATCTCAGTCCGTCTCCGAAATCTTTTAGCACCTAGAAGGCTGCTTCAATTTTGA
- a CDS encoding DUF1456 family protein → MNNNYCLRRIRYILDFGDSKMIDVFAQANQTVTRAEVSAWLKKDDDPDFVECPDPMFATFLNGLINDKRGKKEGAQAEPEQRLNNNIIFVKLKIAFNLQADDILSILALADFRISKHELSAFFRRPDHKHYRKCQDQILRNFLKGLQLQYRPERESDEPFQ, encoded by the coding sequence ATGAACAATAATTATTGCCTGCGTCGAATTCGTTACATCCTGGATTTTGGTGATTCCAAAATGATTGATGTCTTTGCTCAGGCCAACCAGACCGTGACACGAGCAGAGGTGAGTGCGTGGTTAAAGAAAGATGATGATCCGGATTTTGTGGAATGTCCTGACCCCATGTTCGCCACGTTTCTCAATGGTTTGATTAACGATAAGCGTGGCAAGAAAGAGGGCGCGCAGGCTGAACCGGAACAACGGCTCAACAATAATATTATTTTCGTCAAACTGAAAATCGCCTTCAATTTACAAGCCGATGACATCTTGTCGATATTGGCTTTGGCTGATTTTCGTATCAGCAAGCATGAGCTGAGTGCATTTTTTCGCAGACCTGACCACAAACACTATCGCAAATGCCAGGACCAAATTTTGCGGAACTTCTTGAAAGGCCTGCAACTGCAGTATCGTCCCGAGAGGGAATCTGACGAACCTTTTCAATAG
- a CDS encoding nucleotidyltransferase family protein yields MNHKNLVSLLGSRREEIVRRFAIKTLGIFGSAARDEMHEGSDIDVLVEFQSYPTFDAYMDLKFYLEDLFQTNVDLVLEDTVKPRMRSLIEKDLIRVA; encoded by the coding sequence ATGAACCACAAGAATCTTGTCTCGTTATTGGGCAGCAGGCGGGAGGAAATCGTTCGCCGATTTGCCATTAAGACATTGGGTATTTTTGGGTCGGCCGCCCGTGATGAAATGCATGAGGGAAGCGATATCGATGTTCTTGTGGAGTTTCAGTCCTACCCCACCTTCGATGCCTATATGGATCTCAAGTTTTATTTGGAGGATCTTTTTCAGACAAATGTCGATCTGGTCCTTGAGGACACCGTGAAGCCTCGCATGCGTTCTTTGATCGAAAAGGATTTGATTCGTGTCGCGTGA
- a CDS encoding HepT-like ribonuclease domain-containing protein — MEAFQRDELVFDAVVRNLEIIGEAAKHLPRDVQEMMPEVEWSKAAAFRDVIVHGYFGLNVHIIWDVARNKIPDISRSVEKLLTTLRNDQT, encoded by the coding sequence CTGGAAGCCTTCCAACGTGATGAACTGGTTTTCGATGCCGTGGTCCGCAATTTGGAAATAATCGGCGAGGCCGCCAAACATTTGCCGAGAGACGTCCAAGAAATGATGCCGGAGGTTGAATGGTCCAAAGCCGCCGCATTTCGTGATGTGATCGTCCATGGCTACTTTGGCTTGAATGTCCACATTATCTGGGATGTGGCCCGGAACAAAATCCCAGACATCTCCAGGTCTGTCGAAAAACTGCTGACAACACTACGAAATGATCAAACTTAA